Sequence from the Microbacterium faecale genome:
CGTCCCCTGCCCGTCCTCCGGCAGCGCCTCAAGGCGCTTGTTCACGCCGCGCTGGAACGGATACGACAGCCCCGACGGCATCAGCGACGCGCGCACTCCCCCGGATCGCGACTCGAGCAGAGTGCGCCAGCGCTCGGGAAGACGATGCATCACCTCATCGACCCGACGCCAACGTTCGTGCACGTCCACGTCGATGATCGGCTGATCGAAGCTCTGAGCCGACTGAACCACAGTGTTCCCTTCGTTGCGGGTGCCGCCCCGACGTGACGACACTCGTAAGGCGAGTATGGGACAGCCCGTCCAGCTAGGTAAAGCAACAGTGTTATCAGCATTAGGAAAGTTGGGCTTTAGTATGGGCGTGTGGCAGCACCGCGTTACACGCTCAAACAGCTCGAGTACTTCGTCGCCACCGCGGAGGCGGGAACCTTCAAGGCGGCGGCCGAACGCTGTCACGTCTCACAGGTGGGCATCGGCGTCGCGCTGACGGAGCTCGAGCGCACCCTCGGAATCCAACTGTTTGTCCGACGTCGCGCGAAGGGCGTCTCCCTCACCCCCGCCGGTCGCCACGCACTCACGGAAGCGCGCAAGGTACTGTCGTTCGCCTCCGAGCTGCAGGCCAGCGCAGAGGCTGCCGGTGGTCAGGTGGCGGGGTCGCTGAAGGTGGGGTATCACCCGGGCCTGGGCCCGTTCTACCTCCCGGACATCATGGACGAGTTCGCGCACGCGCATCCCCAGCTCGAGATGAGCTTCTTCGAGGGGGCTCAGCCCGAGCTTGAACGGCGGATCCTCGAGGGGGACCTCGAAGTGGCCCTCCTCTACAAGCGGGGCCCGGGCGAGGGAATCGCTCGGAAGGAGATCGCGACCTTGCGACCCTACGTCCTGCTGGCCGCTGACCACCC
This genomic interval carries:
- a CDS encoding LysR family transcriptional regulator; translated protein: MAAPRYTLKQLEYFVATAEAGTFKAAAERCHVSQVGIGVALTELERTLGIQLFVRRRAKGVSLTPAGRHALTEARKVLSFASELQASAEAAGGQVAGSLKVGYHPGLGPFYLPDIMDEFAHAHPQLEMSFFEGAQPELERRILEGDLEVALLYKRGPGEGIARKEIATLRPYVLLAADHPLAVAEELSMDDLEDVPCIRLSIPLPDEDDFVAQPGAEMVHTSNFELVRSLVGRGLGYALLAQRPPESRTYDGREVVARTLRDPKADITIVMSHAAGAPLTRRAAALLDFCRTVGA